The genomic DNA TCCGCTTTCGCGGCCTGGAATTCTCTCTTAGTTCATTCGGTTGTTCCCAATCACATAGCACTACTCTTCTGCGATCATAGCACTAGTTTTCAAGCGTTCAAGCATCACGTTTTGAGTGGTTAATTTCTAGATGGTATTACTTCACGCCCCGATTCAGGTGTGTGCGAATTTGGTGTAAACTAGAATCGTTTGCTTCCATTAAGTTTGGGTAGAACTCGACCGTTTCTCATGGGTAATTTTGATCTGCGTGTAGTCCGTCAGACCAAGTCTAATGCAACAAGTGCAATTCAATTTCCCTGTACCTAATTACTTAGTCAATGTTCAACTTGGTTGGACCTATGACTTCAGAGCCTTGGCCTTTAGCTCGAATTCTCTGGCTCCATATGGCAAATGCTTTGCTGTGCCCCCTGCTGAAACTGTAATTAATTCACAGTTCTGTTTCTTCATCCCCTGTGTTGGTTGAACTTGTTGCAGTGAGGGCTAGAGGAAGGGAAGAACAGCAATGGATACGAACCAGGAGCTGGAAGAGGTGGTCCCAAATGACTCAGACCCTCTTCTCGGAAGGGAGGGCAAGGAGGCGGAGTCATCATCAGTGGAGCTGTCTGCGCCACAACCAGCAACCGTGACCCCGCTGGAGATCGAAGATGAGGAGACCGATGGTTCTTCTGCTGCATGCTGCCGCATTTGCCTTGAGGCAGAGTCTGAGATAGGTGATGGTCTTGTATGCTGCCTCAGTTCAGTTTTCTTATGTCGGTTAAATTACTCGTTTCAATTTGGGAATGGTTTATCTGTTGCTAATTTCCTGCCCATTGGTAgcaataagaaaaaaaagaattatGATCACACCTCTTGGGTTCTTGCTCACTTTGTATTGTAGTCCAAAAACAGTTCTATATACTGCATTTTCTTGTGTGTCTAGTTGAATACGCTATGATTTAGGATACACACTAGCAAATGGGATTTATGAATGATCTCTGACCTGAACCATTACCAGATAGCTCAAACGTCGAGTTAAGGTTGCAGCAGTACCTACGACAATGTGCAAGATGCACAGCTGACTAGCTTACAAATCGTTATCGCTTTTCCTATGCTGCTGCTATACAAATTGAAATCTGGCTTGTTATGTTGTCAACATCTTACAAGGGTGCAACTAATTTAATGATTGTCCTGGAGAAGCTCAGCAATGCTGTTGTGATATCTGAGGACTAAAGCCAACTGTAAGTTCTAGTTCTGTCAGCCAAAGACAATGAACAAGTCCCTTTTTTATCATGATGGACAGCTgccattttgttttttttttgttttttttgccaTTCTTGTATGAAGCAAACAAATTTGTTTTCATACGTCAGAACTTTCGCATCTGGGGGCTAAATATTGCTTTTATACAAGACTCATTGAATTATTAATTGAATGCTTCAGTTTTCCTTTTGCTACCCATCAACAACTAATTGAACTGATGTAATCTTCTGCACTCCTGTGCATGTTTCATTTTTTTGCTGCAGGTGATGAATTGATATCACCTTGCATGTGCAAAGGAACTCAGCAGTTTGTTCACCGTTCATGCCTTGATCACTGGCATTCTGTTAAGGTATGTTGAAATCTTCCTTATACTTTGCATACCAATTTGAACTCAAAACACATGATATATGTTTTTTGCTTCCCCTTTGTCTTGTCAATGCTGCATATCTTTAGGTTCGTATAGTTGCAACATGAAGACATCCACACTAAATAGAGGAAATGTATCACATAGGAAACGTGCAAAAATGCACATTACTGGTTGAAGAAATGATCATGCAGTTATTCTTAGTCAggcctgtttttttttaaaaaaaaaatcttagtcAGATCCTGTGTACTGTACAAGAGTAGGAAACAACAATGCGGCCTAGGTGTTTATGCTCCTCAAATGCACAAGAGCCCTGCCTTTTCCTTCattaacaattttttttaattggCAGATTCTGATATTGCAAAGATGCTATcagaataaaattttgacatGTAGCAGCAAATATGCTGCCAATTTTGAGCTGCATCTCTCCAGGCTATCATATTTCAGCTTGGTTCGGAGGGTACACTGTAAAACAAGTGTGTTGATTACAATCTGTTCCATTTTAAGTCTaggttgattgtttacttttagGAGTATTTTTGCGGTTTTACCAACCTTTTGGTGATCATTGCTAGCTAGATGCTGTAGAATATGGATGCAAGTCTTTTACTATTATCTCATTATGTTGTATCCTGTTCAGATATAATGGAAGGAAAAACAAAGTTATTTGCTTGTGTCTCGTTATGCTATGTAGGAAGGATTTGCATTTTCCCACTGCACAACGTGCAAAGCTCAATTTCATCTTAGGGTGGAGACTTGGGAGGACAACTCATGGCGTAAAATGAAGTTCCGGATATTTGTTGCAAGAGATGTGCTCCTCGTATTTCTTGCCGTACAGCTTGTAAGCACTAAATATCCATTTGCAAAATAAagttcatcatcttcatctctaGAAATCTTTTCCTTGTAATTCTTCATCTGCAACTTATATAAAGTTACTACATTTGAAAGCAATTATGCCCCTTAGGCATCATCTGTTGAGTTTTTCAAGTTCTGTTAAACAATGAAAATACACCCAAACCTGCATTTTTTTGCTGCATTATTCACATAGTTTTTACAGAAATTAGGGCATTTAGATGAAGAAAATTGTTTTGTTTCAGTGCTGTTTCACTCAATTCTTGGATACAAGTCTTATAGCTGATATGTAGCATGTAATAAAAAGAAACTTGTTCTTGAAAATACAATTCCAATGTTAGGTCAATTTGTTCTGATATCCAAGTTCAAGGAAGAGAACCACTTATATGCATTGTTTTCCATTGTTGCAGACTATTGCTATTATTGGTGCAATTGCATACTTTCTAGACAGGGATGGAAGTTTCCGGAACAGTTTCAGTGATGGTTGGGATCGCTTCTTGTCAAAGCACCCAATACCATTCTACTATTGCATAGGTACACAAATCATCTGTTTTCCTTGTCCATAATCATGATGCCTCTGTATTTTTGATATTTGCATTTGAATTTTTAGTTCTTATACAGAAGAACTTATTAGTCCTGTCAGTCTTTGTAGTTGCGCAGCAAATTTTGGATCAGCTTAATCTTGTATTTCTAATATGCAGGAATACGTGGTGGAAGACCTGTGGTGGAAGACCTTCACGGCAACTACACGGCTCCAAAGCTTGATCCGGAACACGAGGAGCGGCTGAAGATGATCAAGATCCTCTAGGGAGAGGTGCCTGCCTGAATTCTGAAGATGCTTCATGGCAACCTCATCAACATGACAACATGGCCCATCCTCTTTCGTTCCAGATCATAGAAGGAAAAAGGCACCTTGAGTTCTAGGCTACTGTACAGATGAAAATCCTGCTTCAACCTGTACCGAACACCATCAGCTGAAACAATCCAGAGATTCTGCTGGGCTTCACGTTTTACCCTCGGGCTAATTCCATCGACTACGTGTAGTGCCTGTAATGTTTGATGTGCATTGTTCCTGGATGTGAACGCCTGTACGATTGAAGATTCTGTTGTCTGAATTGATCCCCTGTGATCTCTTTGCGTTTTGGCATCTGAATAAGATCTGCTCTCGATGCATCTGATGTTCAGCAACTGCGTGCTAATGTCAACTGCCTTTCATCTTATTATTCCCTCGATTGCTGTTACTATTACATGATCAAGTACACCATCACTGTTTTTACATGGCACATACTTTCACTGGCTCACACGGTACTAAGTTAACAGAGCGCGGTAGTAAGTTAACAGAGCGCATCAACAGCTACCCCCCGTCGGTGCCGGTAACGCTGAGGTCGGGCTTGCCGTCCTCCTTGCCGGCGCCGAACACCGGCTCGCCCTTGCCTGCAGCGTCCTCGACCGTGTCCTCCAGCTTCCTGACGGGCAGCCCGCGCTCGTCCTTGCCGGAACGGAGCTCCGTCCTCGGAGCCTGCCGCTGCTCCTGGGCGCTGCCGCCGGTGGCAGGCGGCGCCGACGTGTAGGTGGTCGCCGTGAAGGCCCCCTTCGGCTGAGCTCCTTGCGCGCCGGACATGAGCACGACGCTCCTGCTCCTGTGCCGCTGTTCGCTCCAGGTGTGGCTGAAGCCTGAATGGTGTGGGGCACTGGTGCTGTAGGTGGGTGTGCAGTGAGCTGCTCTGCCTTTGCTTAAGAACGTTCCTGGGGATCATAAGACCATTACAACCCTTCAAATTCTAGGTCCAAGATTTACTTACCACGCCTACCTTAAGATGAAACAAATTACTATTGCTTAACATAGTAACAAAAAATTACTTCTATGCGCTGGCAAAATATGGCTAGGGTCCATTCGAGATACATTATATATCTTAAGGATATGCTAACTTGTCGTGTAGCAAGATATGTATTGATCATTAAATTCTCACTAATATTTATGTCTTTTCTCTACTGTGAGGATATAAGTTTACCTGCAAATTGATTATATATCTTAATCATATCATCATCATAGCTACAAACTCATCTCTATCTTAAAAGATAGCACCAGTATAGCCTCAAGCTCGATTATATATCTTAAGGATATAGACGGTAAAGCTGCAAGTAACTATATCTATCTTAGAGATAGAGCTAGTACAGCCGCGAATGACTATATAAACAACCCCATTCTCGGTTTGTTCCGTCAACAACATTGCAGTATAAACAGTCTTATATCAAAGGTTTGCAATCTCTTCGCCCAAAGGAAGAAAGCTGAAGTTGTGTAGAGAGTACCATGGCCACCGATGCCCCTCATGTTCTTGTAGTTGACGATACATTTCTTGATCGTCTTGTGGCATACCGGGTCCTTAAGGGTAGTAACATTCAAGGTGCAATATGACTATTATGAATCTTTCTACTCCATTCTACAATTAGTCTTTTAGTTATATTGCTTATC from Panicum virgatum strain AP13 chromosome 7N, P.virgatum_v5, whole genome shotgun sequence includes the following:
- the LOC120681727 gene encoding uncharacterized protein LOC120681727, with protein sequence MSGAQGAQPKGAFTATTYTSAPPATGGSAQEQRQAPRTELRSGKDERGLPVRKLEDTVEDAAGKGEPVFGAGKEDGKPDLSVTGTDGG
- the LOC120681713 gene encoding E3 ubiquitin-protein ligase MARCHF1-like, which encodes MDTNQELEEVVPNDSDPLLGREGKEAESSSVELSAPQPATVTPLEIEDEETDGSSAACCRICLEAESEIGDELISPCMCKGTQQFVHRSCLDHWHSVKEGFAFSHCTTCKAQFHLRVETWEDNSWRKMKFRIFVARDVLLVFLAVQLTIAIIGAIAYFLDRDGSFRNSFSDGWDRFLSKHPIPFYYCIGIRGGRPVVEDLHGNYTAPKLDPEHEERLKMIKIL